In one Tripterygium wilfordii isolate XIE 37 chromosome 22, ASM1340144v1, whole genome shotgun sequence genomic region, the following are encoded:
- the LOC119992227 gene encoding probable pectate lyase P59, producing MAAVNKSFLVLFVLSIAVVVHANIDKFDEYWASRADEAQKVAEDAYNPNPAGLVNDFNFHVDKTMTGTNSTRRNLKKYTGKCLATNPIDRCWRCDPNWANNRKRLADCALGFGRKTIGGKMGRIYVVTDASDSDMVHPKPGTLRHAVIQKEPLWIIFARSMIIRLNQELIMTSDKTIDARGANVHIAHGAGLTLQFIKNVIIHGLHIHDIVSGNGGLIADSVDHYGIRTQSDGDAISIFGSSHIWIDHISMSNGKDGLVDIIQGSTAITISNCHMTDHNEVMLFGASDSYSKDQIMQVTVAFNHFGQGLVQRMPRCRWGFVHVVNNDYTHWLMYAIGGSQHPTIISQGNRFIAPPNVNAKQVTKREYSPESVWKSWSWRSEGDLMMNGAYFVQSGHPKSSRRFSKVDMIKAKPGTFVTRLTRFAGSLNCVVGKPC from the exons ATGGCTGCAGTAAACAAAAGCTTCCTTGTGTTGTTTGTGTTGTCCATTGCTGTAGTTGTCCATGCTAACATTGACAAATTCGATGAGTACTGGGCGTCGAGAGCTGATGAAGCACAGAAGGTGGCAGAAGACGCTTACAACCCGAATCCCGCTGGCCTTGTAAATGATTTCAACTTCCATGTCGACAA GACCATGACAGGTACCAACAGCACTAGAAGGAACTTGAAGAAATACACAGGCAAGTGCCTGGCCACAAACCCCATCGACAGATGCTGGCGTTGCGACCCAAACTGGGCTAATAACCGGAAAAGACTAGCTGACTGCGCCCTTGGATTTGGCCGCAAAACCATTGGTGGGAAAATGGGAAGGATTTATGTTGTCACTGATGCCTCGGACAGCGACATGGTTCATCCTAAACCTGGAACCTTACGCCACGCCGTGATCCAGAAGGAACCACTTTGGATCATTTTTGCTCGTAGTATGATCATTAGACTCAACCAGGAGCTTATAATGACAAGTGATAAGACCATCGATGCTAGGGGTGCCAATGTGCATATTGCTCATGGTGCTGGTCTGACTCTTCAGTTTATCAAGAATGTGATCATCCATGGCCTACACATTCATGACATCGTCTCAGGCAATGGTGGCCTTATTGCTGATTCGGTGGACCACTATGGTATCAGGACTCAGAGCGATGGCGACGCCATTTCCATCTTCGGTTCCTCCCACATTTGGATCGATCATATTTCGATGTCTAATGGCAAAGATGGTCTTGTTGATATCATCCAAGGATCAACTGCCATTACCATCTCGAATTGTCATATGACTGACCACAACGAG GTGATGTTGTTTGGTGCAAGCGACAGCTACAGCAAAGATCAAATCATGCAAGTGACTGTTGCCTTCAACCATTTTGGCCAAGGATTGGTGCAGAGGATGCCAAGGTGCCGATGGGGTTTCGTCCATGTAGTTAACAATGACTACACTCACTGGCTCATGTATGCCATTGGTGGTAGCCAGCACCCTACCATTATCAGTCAGGGCAACAGATTCATTGCTCCTCCAAATGTTAACGCTAAACAG GTGACCAAGAGAGAATATTCACCGGAGAGCGTATGGAAGTCATGGTCATGGAGATCAGAGGGAGATTTGATGATGAATGGTGCATACTTTGTACAATCTGGACACCCAAAATCAAGCAGACGATTCTCGAAGGTGGATATGATCAAAGCCAAGCCTGGTACTTTTGTAACCAGACTTACACGGTTCGCGGGATCTCTCAACTGTGTAGTAGGCAAGCCTTGTTAG